A segment of the Amia ocellicauda isolate fAmiCal2 chromosome 5, fAmiCal2.hap1, whole genome shotgun sequence genome:
gccgccgccggcTCCAGCAGCAAGAACCACGGCAGCCTGGCGCTGgatgccgccgccgccgccgccgccgcccgcAGCACCTCCCGGGGCGGCGAACCCCGGGCCCCGCCGCTGGCCCCCGCCGAGAGCGAGTACAAGACGCTGAAGATCAGCGAGCTGGGCTCCCAGCTGAGCgacgaggaggtggaggacggGCTGTTCCACGAGTTCAAGAAGTTCGGCGACGTGAGCGTGAAGATCAGCCGCGCGGGCGACGAGCGCGTGGCCTTCGTCAACTTCCGCCGGCCCGAGGACGCGCGCGCCGCCAAGCATGCGCGGGGCCGCCTGGTGCTGTACGACCGGCCGCTGAAGATCGAGGCGGTTTACATCAACCGCCGCAGGAGCCGTTCGCCCATCGAGAAGGACGCCTACGCGGCCGTGCCGGGCCACCGACACCTGCACGCCCAGCGGCCCCTGTCCCCCACGGGGCTGGGCTACCGGGACTACAGACTGCAGCAGCTGGCCCTGGGCCGcctgccccctcccccgccTCCACCCCTGCCCCGGGACCTGGAGCGCGAGCGGGAGTACGCCTTCTACGAGGCCCGGGCGCGGCCGGCCTACAACATCGCCGAGCGCGCCGCCGCCTTCCGCGAGGAGGAGCTCATCTCGCCCGAGGACGACCAGCGCGCCAACCGCACCCTGTTTCTGGGCAACTTGGACATCACGGTCACCGAGAGCGACCTGCGCCGCGCCTTCGACCGCTTCGGCGTCATCACCGAGGTGGACATCAAGCGGCCCACGCGAGGCCAGACCAGCACCTACGGCTTCCTGAAGTTCGAGAACCTGGACATGGCGCACCGGGCCAAGATCAGCATGTCGGGGAAAGTGGTCTGCCGCAACCCCATAAAGATTGGCTACGGCAAGGCCACACCCACCACGCGCCTGTGGGTGGGGGGTCTGGGGCCCTGGGTACCGCTGGCCGCGCTGGCGAGGGAGTTCGACCGCTTCGGCACAATTCGGACTATAGACTACAGGAAGGGCGACTCGTGGGCTTACATCCAGTACGAGAGCCTGGACGCGGCGCAGGCGGCCTGCACGCACATGCGCGGCTTCCCCCTGGGTGGCCCAGACCGGCGGCTGCGCGTGGACTTTGCCGACACCGAGCACCGCTACCAGCAGCCCTATCTCCAGCCGCTGCCCCTGCCGCACTACGACATCGTGGCCGAGTCCTTCGTGCACCGCCCCACCCCGGAGTCCCTGAGGGTCCGGGAGAGGACTCCACCACCGCTGCACTTCCGGGAGCGAGAGCTGTACCCAGCCGCCGAGTGGGTCGCCCCTCCGGTCCGGGACAGGGTGCGGCCAGCTGCCTTCGAGCCTCTAGAGCACCTGGAGCGTGAGCGCCGGCCGCGGGAGGCCTGGTCGCTCGAGAGGGAGCGTGAGCTGCAGACCCGGGACGCTACACGCAAACGGCGGCTGCTGGAGGACAGCCGGCACCTGGAGCGCTCCCCCGACAGCAGTGAGCGCACGCGCCGGCGGCACTGCCCCTCCCTGGAGCGCAGCCCTGGCGGGAGCAGCGGAAGGGACGGCGGCCGCTACAGTGACTCTGAGCGGCCCCTGCGCCCCGACAGACCCTCCCCGGTGCGCGACCGCCGCGCCAGCCTTGAGCGTGCCGCCGGGGAGAAGCTGCGCGGCGTTGAGAGGCTGAAGGGCCTCACCCTGGCAGAGGCTGCGGCCGTGGCGGCGGCGGCTGCTGCAGTCGGCGGCGGTGGAGGAGGCGGCCTCGGCGCGGGGGCCCTGGAGCGAGAGCGCAAACGTAAGATAAGCGAGACTTGTAAGAGCCCAGCCAAGAAGGAGGAACAGCAACGCTTTGACTCCGCCGGCTCCTCCAAGGGCAGTGCAGCACTGAAGCAGGAGGCTGGGCAGAAGCTGTCGCTGGCCTGGCAGGGCATGCTGCTGCTGAAGAACAGCAACTTCCCCTCCAACATGCACCTGCTGGAGGGCGACCTGGGCGTGGCCACCAGCCTGCTCGTTGACGGCTCCACGGGTGGCAAGGTGGCCCAGCTGAAGATCACTCAGCGCCTGCGGCTGGACCAGCCCAAGCTGGACGAGGTGACCCGGCGGATCAAGGTGGCGGGACCCAGCGGCTACTCCATCCTCCTGGCGGTGCCGGGGACCTCCGAGGGCAGCGCGTCGGTGTCCGAGCAAGCGTCGTCTACCCAGAGGCCACTGCGCAACCTGGTGTCTTACCTGAAGCAGAAGCAGGCGGCCGGCGTCATCAGCCTCCCCGTGGGGGGCAGCCGAGACAAGGACAGCGCGGGAGTCCTGCACGCCTTCCCCCCCTGTGATTTCTCTCAGCAGTTCTTGGATTCCTCTGCCAAAGCTCTTGCCAGGACAGAAGAGGACTACCTGGTGATGATCATTGTGCGTGGGGCGTCGTAACACggaaaagaaaggcaacaaaggaaggaaaggaaagagagagagaaagaaagaggggagggaggaatgggatgggatgggatgggatggggtgggggggatgtcTTTGTGTCAACAACACTGCATGTGCTCTGTTCTGCATTATGGGATACAGCAATCTAGAGTTGGGAGGCTTTGACCATCA
Coding sequences within it:
- the rbm15 gene encoding RNA-binding protein 15 → MKGKERSPVKKRSRALDDIRDRGGSHPASKKIGALSVSGGSNNGNSSAKSDGGSARRSLLAEKRDSRDFDGHVSSRAGGNHSYATAAAAAAAAGSSSKNHGSLALDAAAAAAAARSTSRGGEPRAPPLAPAESEYKTLKISELGSQLSDEEVEDGLFHEFKKFGDVSVKISRAGDERVAFVNFRRPEDARAAKHARGRLVLYDRPLKIEAVYINRRRSRSPIEKDAYAAVPGHRHLHAQRPLSPTGLGYRDYRLQQLALGRLPPPPPPPLPRDLEREREYAFYEARARPAYNIAERAAAFREEELISPEDDQRANRTLFLGNLDITVTESDLRRAFDRFGVITEVDIKRPTRGQTSTYGFLKFENLDMAHRAKISMSGKVVCRNPIKIGYGKATPTTRLWVGGLGPWVPLAALAREFDRFGTIRTIDYRKGDSWAYIQYESLDAAQAACTHMRGFPLGGPDRRLRVDFADTEHRYQQPYLQPLPLPHYDIVAESFVHRPTPESLRVRERTPPPLHFRERELYPAAEWVAPPVRDRVRPAAFEPLEHLERERRPREAWSLERERELQTRDATRKRRLLEDSRHLERSPDSSERTRRRHCPSLERSPGGSSGRDGGRYSDSERPLRPDRPSPVRDRRASLERAAGEKLRGVERLKGLTLAEAAAVAAAAAAVGGGGGGGLGAGALERERKRKISETCKSPAKKEEQQRFDSAGSSKGSAALKQEAGQKLSLAWQGMLLLKNSNFPSNMHLLEGDLGVATSLLVDGSTGGKVAQLKITQRLRLDQPKLDEVTRRIKVAGPSGYSILLAVPGTSEGSASVSEQASSTQRPLRNLVSYLKQKQAAGVISLPVGGSRDKDSAGVLHAFPPCDFSQQFLDSSAKALARTEEDYLVMIIVRGAS